Proteins encoded in a region of the Oncorhynchus gorbuscha isolate QuinsamMale2020 ecotype Even-year linkage group LG16, OgorEven_v1.0, whole genome shotgun sequence genome:
- the LOC123998587 gene encoding neurite extension and migration factor-like — translation MDVFQEPNFSVLAPNLEQINKEDENESHIQDSNLQPDSTAISPTANQPKGGHESERTSLNPSSPLSPTETSEPSITTTTTDDSSSIHAISHTSSCTTKEVSPWALPEDCSNKAAFTIMEVGSVSALSGGDCLMPQSRTCLGCFIETKDATEPEPGLDLGRDYDPCPVSCPDMAMQCMSSGDGIRYGDQLLSDQLLSYPEHKIRAEEKTDDEKSAEDSDSEDATSKSIYEGLLLDKCNGEEALLANSSQDWGCFESFISESKIELLDLCSKNELSVNLFSEEDVDNYMFDDEDEDSTLGSDVCSLKIRYESFQDNVREKTNPIQEETQFNFFPSVVAKKEGEGTVKKGAEGAQVKGEIVEVWAAGEKVDKNNSSSSAEVTPNVSPESSYLFDFNNSTVDSGEYSDDSSCTGSSLDTCQTKQKHCFLSRENSSSSSQLSYGLRSKRKVRYSDDYLYDVDSIESERNTEKKDKQTVGTKKEEDDDWCPKKRRKSSRKEPPVIIKYIIINRFKGEKHMLLKLGKIDTSETTVSLSKDLVHKYQRMAPLKDYWQKRRQEMQEQRMLAAGDKNTFPNGCRRSLNSSLTKRKYRIANRVRIQRIHAVKLSPNLTDHKQEVGAAEDEAACTDMESITTTTSDCAARLDQGSVTGKSRSLEREGKRLGNKTVQIRKFKSEARLRLKKMNEAQREDGKTVIQPQEVGPLSPNQHPDIVYSTAGSPQLCDDSTVSVNPNETSPFTPAPCSPSSTMTHPVNVNSGLHVIPGGYLQTLLEASDSSSNTGLTYYSQQHQQHPRQQFPHGLSQEENPFTNLQLAQSCVLSPPSESELQQSPSNCSNQMEPNFTHTSWQSEGKHLSFTPDIKPEPSGFSSTISLPMTNNLPLSGYSQVNVDGNRLLYDKAYLPEEPPGLDSGLQVSRSAEEEQVQFHRVTLNTENGRLASYDSMSSLSATSSNYSSMSLKSCEKESEEDVNENFLAHCSPKLVIQQSTDEITPLRESTDLLDISNFTPDKFRHSPLSEMSPPDTPNLSPQVMGTEMRESLGKAREFQGETGDKTLSAPPDGTKWDCNVLPTQNHDGRAITNHQFQFHTFNDNDGTCKVDGPNVFDEQPESIGGRIKGPKSKRKTTSKQKTKAPRAPKTEKNKAPRQNSSSSKKLKALLDAKANAKGEESEGLAGLSEDWPLLEEHGGGWTDGNNNSPVDDDQREFEEPSNILSNIASGMAEVQRFMKVSIEPLWDPMSGLCQPPDANSLKTKTLKILAGTTANVRKKGGYTTSPVAGRGRKATGTGAKNQAKLSPSNPFFPPLMLDCNMFNKSSLGIPGICGPAHKKMYRHKTGAKFARDENNTGKRDSSKNVALMASYEKLR, via the exons ATGGATGTTTTTCAAGAACCCAACTTTTCTGTGCTGGCTCCAAACCTGGAACAGATCAACAAAGAGGATGAGAATG AATCGCACATCCAGGACAGTAATCTGCAGCCAGACAGCACCGCCATCTCACCTACAGCCAATCAACCAAAAGGAGGCCATGAGAGTGAGAGGACCTCACTGAACCCATCCTCACCCCTCAGCCCAACAGAGACCTCTGAGCCcagcatcaccaccactaccactgatGACTCCTCTTCTATCCATGCCATCTCCCACACCTCCTCTTGCACAACAAAAGAGGTGAGTCCCTGGGCTCTTCCAGAGGACTGTAGTAACAAAGCAGCTTTCACAATAATGGAGGTAGGGAGTGTATCAGCCCTGTCTGGAGGGGACTGCCTCATGCCACAAAGCCGCACATGCCTGGGCTGTTTCATCGAGACCAAGGACGCTACAGAGCCTGAGCCAGGGCTGGACCTGGGCCGGGACTATGacccctgtcctgtctcctgtcctgacaTGGCCATGCAGTGCATGAGTTCTGGGGATGGTATCCGCTACGGGGATCAGCTGCTCTCAGACCAGCTCCTCAGCTACCCAGAGCACAAGATCAGGGCAGAGGAGAAGACAGATGATGAGAAGTCAGCGGAGGACAGCGACTCGGAGGACGCCACGTCAAAGAGTATCTACGAAGGCCTGCTCCTGGACAAGTGCAATGGTGAGGAGGCTCTACTGGCCAATTCCAGCCAGGACTGGGGCTGCTTTGAGTCCTTTATCAGCGAAAGTAAGATCGAGCTGCTGGACCTCTGCTCTAAGAATGAGCTCTCTGTCAACCTCTTCTCAGAAGAGGACGTAGACAACTACATGTTTGATGATGAGGACGAGGACTCCACCCTGGGCAGTGACGTGTGCTCGCTGAAGATCCGCTATGAGTCCTTCCAGGACAACGTCCGAGAAAAGACCAACCCCATTCAGGAGGAAACCCAGTTCAACTTCTTCCCAAGTGTCGTGGCCAAAAAGGAGGGTGAGGGAACAGTGAAGAAGGGAGCTGAAGGGGCACAGGTGAAGGGGGAGATAGTTGAAGTCTGGGCGGCTGGAGAAAAGGTTGACAaaaacaacagcagcagctctgCTGAGGTGACACCGAATGTCAGTCCAGAGAGCAGCTACCTGTTTGACTTCAACAATTCCACAGTGGACTCTGGAGAGTACAGCGATGACAGCTCCTGTACTGGATCCTCCCTTGACACCTGCCAGACCAAACAGAAACACTGCTTCCTCTCCAGGGAGAACTCCAGCTCCTCCAGCCAGCTGAGCTATGGGCTGAGGTCCAAGAGGAAAGTCAGATACAGCGACGACTATCTGTACGACGTGGATTCTATCGAGAGcgagaggaacacagagaaaaaagACAAGCAGACGGTGGGTACAAAAAAAGAGGAGGATGACGACTGGTGTCCAAAGAAGAGGAGAAAATCCTCACGAAAAGAGCCTCCGGTGATAATCAAATACATTATCATAAACCGATTTAAAGGGGAGAAGCACATGTTATTAAAGCTTGGCAAAATTGACACATCAGAGACAACAGTAAGCTTAAGTAAGGACTTAGTTCATAAGTACCAGAGAATGGCTCCTCTGAAAGACTACTGGCAAAAGAGGCGCCAGGAAATGCAGGAGCAGCGCATGCTGGCTGCTGGtgataaaaacacatttccaaatgGCTGCAGGCGTTCCCTTAATTCGAGCCTGACAAAAAGAAAATACAGGATTGCAAATAGAGTCCGGATTCAAAGAATTCACGCTGTAAAGCTCTCGCCAAACCTCACCGATCACAAGCAAGAGGTGGGCGCAGCTGAGGATGAAGCTGCCTGTACAGATATGGAATCTATAACAACAACGACCTCTGACTGTGCTGCTAGATTAGACCAAGGCAGTGTGACAGGAAAAAGCAGATcgctagagagggaggggaaaagacTTGGGAATAAGACTGTGCAAATAAGGAAATTTAAAAGCGAGGCCAGACTGAGGTTGAAAAAAATGAACGAGGCTCAGCGGGAGGATGGTAAAACTGTGATACAGCCACAAGAGGTTGGCCCACTATCCCCAAATCAGCACCCTGACATAGTTTACTCCACTGCAGGCAGCCCCCAGCTTTGTGATGACTCCACTGTCAGTGTCAACCCCAATGAAACGTCCCCTTTTACACCAGCCCCCTGCTCCCCTTCCAGTACAATGACCCATCCTGTAAATGTGAATAGTGGTCTACATGTCATCCCTGGAGGCTACCTGCAGACATTACTAGAGGCCTCTGACTCATCCAGTAACACTGGGCTGACATATTACTCACAGCAGCATCAGCAGCATCCCCGACAGCAGTTTCCTCATGGCCTCTCCCAGGAGGAGAATCCATTCACTAACCTACAGCTGGCCCAGAGCTGTGTTCTATCCCCACCCTCAGAGTCTGAGCTCCAACAATCTCCCTCTAACTGCTCCAATCAAATGGAGCCAAACTTCACTCACACATCATGGCAGTCTGAAGGTAAACATTTATCATTTACACCTGATATTAAACCTGAACCTTCTGGCTTTTCCAGCACCATTTCTTTGCCAATGACAAACAACTTGCCGTTGTCAGGATATAGTCAAGTCAATGTAGATGGCAACAGACTGCTGTATGATAAGGCATATTTACCTGAGGAGCCACCAGGACTAGACTCAGGCCTACAAGTCAGCCGGTCAGCTGAAGAGGAACAGGTGCAGTTCCATAGAGTAACTCTAAACACAGAGAATGGCAGGCTGGCCAGCTATGACTCTATGAGTTCACTGTCTGCCACCTCCAGCAACTACAGCTCTATGAGTCTCAAGTCCTGTGAAAAGGAGAGTGAAGAGGATGTGAACGAGAACTTCTTGGCCCACTGCAGTCCCAAACTGGTGATCCAGCAAAGTACCGATGAAATCACTCCCCTCAGGGAGTCTACAGACCTACTGGACATCTCCAACTTCACCCCCGATAAGTTCAGGCACTCGCCGTTGTCAGAGATGTCACCACCCGACACACCAAATCTCTCCCCACAGGTGATGGGGACGGAAATGAGGGAAAGCCTAGGAAAGGCCAGGGAGTttcagggagagacaggagacaagacTCTCTCAGCTCCACCTGATGGGACTAAGTGGGACTGTAATGTCCTGCCAACACAAAACCATGATGGCAGAGCGATAACCAATCATCAGTTCCAGTTCCATACTTTCAATGATAATGACGGCACATGTAAGGTTGATGGCCCCAACGTCTTTGATGAGCAGCCCGAATCCATCGGAGGTCGAATTAAAGGTCCcaagtcaaaaaggaaaacaaccAGTAAACAGAAAACCAAGGCTCCAAGGGCCCCCAAGACAGAGAAGAACAAAGCCCCTAGACAGAATTCTAGTTCATCCAAAAAGCTAAAAGCCCTGCTTGATGCAAAGGCAAATGCAAAAGGTGAAGAAAGTGAAGGCCTTGCTGGACTGTCAGAAGACTGGCCTTTACTGGAGGAGCATGGTGGGGGCTGGACAGACGGCAACAACAACAGTCCTGTGGATGACGACCAGCGAGAGTTTGAAGAGCCCTCCAACATCCTGTCCAACATAGCCTCTGGGATGGCAGAGGTCCAGAGGTTTATGAAGGTGTCAATCGAGCCACTGTGGGACCCCATGTCTGGACTCTGTCAGCCTCCAGATGCCAACAGCCTTAAAACTAAGACACTTAAAATCCTGGCGGGAACAACAGCTAATGTCAGGAAAAAGGGTGGTTATACCACCTCCCCTGTGGCAGGAAGGGGCAGGAAGGCAACGGGCACGGGAGCCAAAAACCAAGCCAAGTTAAGTCCTTCAAACCCCTTCTTCCCCCCTCTCATGCTGGACTGCAACATGTTTAACAAGTCCAGCCTCGGTATACCTGGCATCTGTGGGCCCGCACACAAGAAAATGTACCGTCACAAAACCGGTG